One stretch of Streptomyces sp. NBC_00443 DNA includes these proteins:
- a CDS encoding amino acid ABC transporter ATP-binding protein: MESVRKTFGSSVVLRDVDLEVTPHTVTALIGASGSGKSTLLRCANLLEDIDDGAIWLDGEEITDPRVDQDAVRRRIGVVFQAYNLFPHMTVLENITLAPRRVHGVSRAEAEARARELLERLGLAGKSGEYPDRLSGGQQQRVAIVRALAVRPRLLLLDEITAALDPELVGEVLTVVRDLKEDGMTMVLATHEMGFAREVADQVCFLDGGVVLEHGTAEQIFGDPQQERTRRFLRRIVEAGRL, encoded by the coding sequence ATGGAGTCCGTGCGCAAGACCTTCGGCAGCTCGGTCGTACTGCGGGACGTCGACCTGGAGGTCACCCCGCACACGGTCACCGCCCTGATCGGCGCCTCCGGCTCCGGCAAGTCCACGCTGCTGCGGTGCGCGAACCTGCTGGAGGACATCGACGACGGCGCGATCTGGCTGGACGGCGAGGAGATCACCGATCCACGCGTCGACCAGGACGCCGTACGGCGCCGTATCGGCGTGGTGTTCCAGGCGTACAACCTCTTCCCGCACATGACGGTCCTGGAGAACATCACCCTGGCCCCGCGGCGCGTGCACGGCGTTTCCCGGGCGGAGGCCGAGGCACGCGCGCGTGAGCTGCTGGAGCGGCTCGGGCTGGCCGGCAAGTCCGGCGAGTACCCGGACCGGCTGAGCGGCGGTCAGCAGCAGCGGGTCGCGATCGTGCGCGCCCTGGCCGTACGTCCCCGGCTGCTGCTGCTCGACGAGATCACCGCCGCCCTCGACCCCGAGCTCGTCGGCGAAGTTCTCACCGTTGTCCGCGACTTGAAGGAGGACGGGATGACGATGGTGCTGGCCACGCACGAGATGGGGTTCGCCCGCGAGGTGGCCGACCAGGTTTGTTTTCTGGACGGAGGCGTGGTGCTGGAGCACGGCACGGCCGAGCAGATCTTCGGCGATCCGCAGCAGGAACGCACCCGGCGCTTCCTGCGGAGGATCGTGGAGGCGGGACGCCTGTGA
- a CDS encoding amino acid ABC transporter permease — translation MTVTKEESGQEGADDGTSVPGDDGYVPSRRRVDRERYKRARARRATAIAALSTLVTGVVLYLVVVNAPGWPRTKETFFDWQYAREAFPKILEGLWLNVRLLLICGAAVLVLGMLIAVARTLRGPVFFPLRALAAAYTDFFRGLPLIINLMIVVLGVPALRLQGVTVDPVLLGGTALTLTYSAYVAEVFRAGIESVHPSQRAAARSLGLTNRQALRHVVLPQGVRRQVPPLLNDLVSLQKDTGLVSIGGAVDAVRAADIIVGRSLNYTPYIVAGLVFVALTIPMTRFTDWVTARMDRRRAQGGAL, via the coding sequence GTGACGGTCACGAAGGAGGAGTCCGGCCAGGAAGGCGCGGACGACGGCACGTCCGTCCCGGGCGACGACGGCTACGTCCCCTCCCGGCGACGTGTCGACCGCGAGCGCTACAAGCGTGCCCGCGCCCGCCGAGCCACGGCCATCGCGGCGCTCTCCACGCTGGTCACGGGCGTCGTTCTCTACCTGGTCGTGGTCAACGCGCCGGGCTGGCCGCGCACCAAGGAGACGTTCTTCGACTGGCAGTACGCGCGCGAGGCGTTCCCGAAGATCCTCGAAGGGCTCTGGCTGAACGTCCGGCTGCTGCTGATCTGCGGCGCGGCCGTGCTGGTTCTCGGGATGCTCATCGCCGTCGCCCGCACGCTGCGCGGCCCGGTGTTCTTCCCGCTGCGGGCCCTGGCGGCCGCCTACACGGACTTCTTCCGGGGTCTTCCGCTCATCATTAACCTCATGATCGTTGTCCTCGGCGTCCCCGCGCTGCGGCTGCAGGGCGTGACCGTCGATCCCGTACTGCTGGGCGGTACGGCCCTGACACTGACGTATTCGGCGTACGTGGCCGAGGTGTTCCGCGCGGGCATCGAGTCCGTCCACCCTTCTCAGCGCGCCGCGGCACGCTCGCTCGGCCTCACCAACCGCCAGGCGCTGCGGCACGTCGTCCTGCCCCAGGGCGTACGCCGTCAGGTGCCGCCGCTGCTGAACGACCTGGTGTCGCTGCAGAAGGACACCGGGCTGGTCTCGATCGGCGGTGCGGTGGATGCCGTGCGGGCCGCGGACATCATCGTGGGCCGCAGCCTCAACTACACGCCGTACATCGTCGCGGGCCTCGTCTTCGTGGCACTGACCATTCCGATGACGCGCTTCACGGACTGGGTGACGGCCCGGATGGACCGTCGGCGCGCCCAAGGAGGAGCCCTGTGA
- a CDS encoding ABC transporter substrate-binding protein, whose product MHLAPRALRRAVVVATTALIATALGCAPQPEEQATGTPSGSAGNTCAKGELATKTSGKLTIATDEPAYEPWFKDDNPANGEGFESAVAYAVAEQLGYDKSAVMWQSVPFNKAFAPGEKTFDFDINQVSISDERKKAVDFSSGYYDVRQAVIALKGTEAAKANSIADLKDLKLGAQVGTTSLNYIDDVVKPTQQAAAYAKNDQAKSALKNGQVDAVVVDLPTAFYITSAEVTDATIVGQFENQSGTPEQFGLVLDKGSALTACVSDAVDALREDGTLGKLEQQWLSDAVDAPVLK is encoded by the coding sequence ATGCACCTTGCCCCTCGCGCACTGCGCCGCGCCGTCGTCGTCGCCACGACAGCCCTGATCGCCACCGCTCTCGGCTGTGCTCCGCAGCCGGAGGAGCAGGCCACCGGAACACCGTCGGGATCGGCCGGGAACACCTGCGCCAAGGGCGAGTTGGCCACCAAGACCTCCGGCAAGCTCACGATCGCCACCGACGAGCCGGCATACGAGCCCTGGTTCAAGGACGACAATCCGGCCAACGGCGAGGGCTTCGAGTCGGCGGTCGCGTACGCCGTGGCCGAGCAACTCGGCTACGACAAGAGCGCCGTCATGTGGCAGAGCGTGCCGTTCAACAAGGCCTTCGCGCCCGGCGAGAAGACCTTCGACTTCGACATCAACCAGGTGTCGATCAGCGACGAGCGCAAGAAGGCCGTGGACTTCTCCTCCGGCTACTACGACGTCCGCCAGGCCGTCATCGCGCTGAAGGGAACCGAGGCCGCCAAGGCAAACAGCATCGCGGACCTGAAGGACCTCAAGCTCGGCGCCCAGGTGGGCACGACCAGCCTCAACTACATCGACGACGTGGTGAAGCCGACTCAGCAGGCCGCCGCGTACGCCAAGAACGACCAGGCCAAGTCCGCGCTGAAGAACGGTCAGGTCGACGCCGTCGTGGTCGACCTGCCGACCGCCTTCTACATCACCTCCGCCGAGGTGACGGATGCGACGATCGTCGGCCAGTTCGAGAACCAGAGCGGTACGCCGGAGCAGTTCGGGCTCGTGCTCGACAAGGGCAGCGCGCTCACCGCGTGCGTGTCGGACGCCGTCGACGCCCTGCGCGAGGACGGCACTCTGGGCAAGCTCGAGCAGCAGTGGCTGTCGGACGCCGTCGACGCTCCGGTGCTCAAGTGA
- a CDS encoding MBL fold metallo-hydrolase has translation MTYSGQVTVGGPADVHELKDLMITKIAVGPMDNNAYLLRCRATDEQLLIDAANEADTLLGMIGDDGIASVVTTHQHGDHWQALAAVVDTTGARTYAGRDDADGISVPTDVLVDDGDIIRVGRVELTVRHLVGHTPGSIALVYDDPHGHPHVFTGDCLFPGGVGNTRKDPEAFASLIHDVETKIFDALPDETWVYPGHGNDTSLGAERPHLPEWHARGW, from the coding sequence ATGACGTACAGCGGACAGGTGACGGTCGGTGGCCCTGCCGACGTGCACGAGCTCAAGGACCTGATGATCACCAAGATCGCGGTCGGCCCGATGGACAACAACGCCTATCTGCTGCGCTGCCGGGCCACCGACGAGCAACTACTGATCGACGCCGCCAACGAGGCGGACACACTGCTGGGCATGATCGGTGACGACGGCATCGCGTCCGTCGTCACCACCCACCAGCACGGTGACCACTGGCAGGCGCTCGCCGCGGTCGTCGACACCACCGGCGCGCGCACGTACGCCGGCCGGGACGACGCCGACGGCATCTCGGTGCCGACCGACGTCCTGGTCGACGACGGCGACATCATCCGGGTGGGGCGCGTGGAGCTCACCGTGCGCCACCTGGTCGGGCACACACCGGGGTCCATCGCTCTCGTCTACGACGACCCGCACGGACATCCCCATGTGTTCACAGGGGACTGTCTGTTCCCGGGCGGTGTGGGCAACACCCGTAAGGACCCGGAGGCGTTCGCCAGTCTGATCCACGATGTCGAGACGAAGATCTTCGACGCCCTGCCGGACGAGACATGGGTCTACCCGGGGCACGGCAACGACACCTCGCTGGGCGCGGAACGGCCTCATCTGCCGGAGTGGCACGCGCGGGGCTGGTGA
- a CDS encoding maleylpyruvate isomerase family mycothiol-dependent enzyme has protein sequence MIDHARDLVSVREATERLLTAAAKLDNASVAEPSRLPGWSRGHVLAHIARNADALVNVLEGRPMYVSGTARDADIERDAPRPLDVQLTDVRDSGARFQETGAAPADWSRTVELRNGVTDAAARVPFRRWVEVELHHVDLGTGYELEDLPAEFVQRETDFLAERFAGHPDVPSTRLTDGTRAWRTGRDAGTPEVTVRGSGPDLLGWLAGRRDGSALTAEGGMLPSLPPL, from the coding sequence ATGATTGATCACGCTCGTGACCTGGTGTCTGTACGTGAAGCGACCGAAAGGCTGCTCACCGCAGCGGCCAAACTGGACAACGCGTCGGTGGCCGAGCCGTCACGGCTTCCCGGCTGGAGCCGCGGCCACGTCCTCGCCCACATCGCCCGCAACGCCGACGCCCTCGTGAACGTCCTCGAGGGGCGCCCCATGTACGTCTCCGGCACCGCCCGGGACGCCGACATCGAGCGGGACGCCCCTCGACCCCTCGATGTGCAGCTCACCGACGTGCGCGACAGTGGGGCCCGCTTCCAGGAGACGGGAGCGGCACCCGCGGACTGGTCACGCACGGTGGAGCTGCGCAACGGGGTCACCGACGCGGCGGCCCGGGTGCCGTTCCGGCGCTGGGTCGAGGTGGAGCTGCACCATGTGGATCTCGGGACCGGGTACGAGCTGGAGGATCTGCCGGCGGAGTTCGTGCAACGGGAGACCGACTTCCTCGCGGAGCGGTTCGCCGGGCACCCCGATGTGCCCTCGACGCGTCTCACGGACGGCACGCGCGCGTGGAGGACTGGCCGCGATGCGGGCACTCCCGAGGTCACCGTCCGAGGTTCCGGACCCGATCTGCTCGGTTGGCTCGCGGGACGCCGCGACGGCTCCGCGCTGACCGCGGAAGGCGGCATGCTGCCGTCGCTGCCCCCGCTGTAA
- the uvrA gene encoding excinuclease ABC subunit UvrA has protein sequence MADRLIVRGAREHNLKNVSLDLPRDSLIVFTGLSGSGKSSLAFDTIFAEGQRRYVESLSSYARQFLGQMDKPDVDFIEGLSPAVSIDQKSTSRNPRSTVGTITEVYDYLRLLFARIGKPHCPECGRPISRQSPQAIVDRVLELPEGSRFQVLSPLVRERKGEFVDLFADLQTKGYSRARVDGETIQLSNPPTLKKQEKHTIEVVVDRLTVKDSAKRRLTDSVETALGLSGGMVVLDFVDLPEDDPERERMYSEHLYCPYDDLSFEELEPRSFSFNSPFGACPECTGIGTRMEVDPELIVPDEDKSLDEGAIHPWSHGHTKDYFGRLIGALADALGFRTDIPFAGLPQRARKALLYGHKTQIEVRYRNRYGRERVYTTPFEGAVPFVKRRHSEAESDASRERFEGYMREVPCPTCEGTRLKPIVLAVTIMEKSIAEVSAMSISDCAEFLGELKLNTRDKKIAERVLKEVNERLRFLVDVGLDYLSLNRAAGTLSGGEAQRIRLATQIGSGLVGVLYVLDEPSIGLHQRDNHRLIETLVRLRDMGNTLIVVEHDEDTIKVADWIVDIGPGAGEHGGKVVHSGSLKELLANAESQTGQYLAGKKAIPLPDIRRPHDPSRQLTVHGARENNLQDIDVSFPLGVFTAVTGVSGSGKSTLVNDILYTHLARELNGARSVPGRHTRVDGDDLVDKVVHVDQSPIGRTPRSNPATYTGVFDHIRKLFAETTEAKVRGYLPGRFSFNVKGGRCENCAGDGTIKIEMNFLPDVYVPCEVCHGARYNRETLEVHYKGKSIAEVLNMPIEEAMDFFEAVPSINRHLKTLNDVGLGYVRLGQSATTLSGGEAQRVKLASELQKRSTGRTVYVLDEPTTGLHFEDISKLLRVLSGLVDKGNTVIVIEHNLDVIKTADWVVDMGPEGGAGGGLVIAEGTPEQVAAVPASHTGKFLREILDADRISDAAPMKAPRRTAAKKTVAAGATAKKTATARTAKTVNNKATDKAAGATKKAAAAKKATPAKKTTRARKA, from the coding sequence GTGGCCGACCGTCTCATCGTCCGTGGCGCGCGCGAGCACAACCTGAAGAATGTCTCGCTCGACCTGCCGCGCGACTCGCTCATCGTCTTCACGGGCCTGTCGGGGTCGGGCAAGTCCTCGCTGGCCTTCGACACGATCTTCGCCGAAGGGCAGCGGCGTTACGTGGAGTCGCTGTCGTCCTACGCCCGGCAGTTCCTCGGCCAGATGGACAAGCCGGACGTCGACTTCATCGAGGGTCTGTCCCCGGCGGTCTCCATCGACCAGAAGTCGACCTCGCGCAACCCGCGCTCGACGGTCGGCACCATCACCGAGGTCTACGACTATCTGCGTCTGCTCTTCGCTCGCATCGGCAAGCCGCACTGCCCCGAGTGCGGCCGCCCGATCTCGCGCCAGTCGCCGCAGGCCATCGTCGACAGGGTCCTGGAGCTGCCGGAGGGGAGCCGCTTCCAGGTCCTGTCGCCGCTGGTGCGTGAGCGCAAGGGCGAGTTCGTCGATCTCTTCGCCGACCTCCAGACCAAGGGCTATTCCCGCGCGCGTGTGGACGGCGAGACGATCCAGCTGTCCAACCCGCCCACGCTGAAGAAGCAGGAGAAGCACACCATCGAGGTGGTCGTCGACCGCCTCACGGTGAAGGACTCCGCCAAGCGCCGGCTCACCGACTCCGTGGAGACCGCCCTCGGCCTGTCCGGCGGCATGGTCGTGCTCGACTTCGTCGACCTCCCCGAGGACGACCCCGAGCGCGAGCGTATGTACTCGGAGCACCTGTACTGCCCGTACGACGACCTCTCCTTCGAGGAGCTGGAGCCGCGCTCCTTCTCCTTCAACTCGCCCTTCGGCGCCTGCCCCGAGTGCACCGGCATCGGCACGCGCATGGAGGTCGACCCCGAGCTGATCGTTCCGGACGAGGACAAGAGCCTCGACGAGGGCGCCATCCACCCCTGGTCCCACGGCCACACCAAGGACTACTTCGGCCGCCTGATCGGCGCCCTCGCGGACGCCCTGGGATTCCGGACGGACATCCCGTTCGCGGGCCTGCCCCAGCGCGCCAGGAAGGCCCTGCTGTACGGCCACAAGACGCAGATCGAGGTCCGCTACCGCAACCGCTACGGGCGCGAGCGCGTGTACACGACGCCGTTCGAAGGGGCCGTTCCCTTCGTCAAGCGGCGGCACAGCGAGGCGGAGAGCGACGCCAGCCGTGAGCGCTTCGAGGGCTACATGCGCGAGGTGCCCTGCCCCACCTGTGAGGGCACGCGCCTGAAGCCGATCGTCCTCGCGGTCACGATCATGGAGAAGTCGATCGCTGAGGTCTCCGCGATGTCCATCAGCGACTGCGCGGAATTCCTGGGCGAGCTGAAGCTCAACACCCGCGACAAGAAGATCGCCGAGCGCGTGCTGAAGGAGGTCAACGAGCGGCTGCGGTTCCTGGTCGACGTCGGCCTGGACTACCTCTCACTCAACCGCGCGGCCGGCACGCTCTCCGGCGGCGAGGCCCAGCGCATCCGCCTGGCCACCCAGATCGGTTCCGGACTCGTCGGCGTGCTGTACGTGCTCGACGAGCCGTCCATCGGTCTGCACCAGCGCGACAACCACCGGCTGATCGAGACTCTGGTCCGGCTGCGCGACATGGGCAACACGCTCATCGTCGTCGAGCACGACGAGGACACCATCAAGGTCGCCGACTGGATCGTCGACATCGGCCCCGGTGCCGGTGAGCACGGCGGCAAGGTCGTGCACAGCGGCTCCCTCAAGGAACTGCTCGCCAACGCCGAGTCACAGACCGGTCAGTACCTGGCCGGCAAGAAGGCGATCCCGCTGCCCGACATCCGACGCCCGCACGACCCGTCCCGGCAGCTCACGGTGCACGGCGCCCGCGAGAACAACCTCCAGGACATCGACGTCTCCTTCCCCCTGGGCGTGTTCACCGCGGTCACCGGTGTGTCCGGCTCCGGCAAGTCCACGCTGGTCAACGACATCCTGTACACGCACCTCGCGCGCGAGCTGAACGGCGCCCGCAGCGTGCCCGGGCGGCACACGCGGGTGGACGGCGACGACCTCGTCGACAAGGTCGTGCACGTCGACCAGTCGCCCATCGGCCGCACCCCGCGGTCGAACCCGGCGACGTACACCGGCGTGTTCGACCACATCCGCAAGCTGTTCGCAGAGACCACCGAGGCGAAGGTCCGCGGCTACTTGCCGGGCCGCTTCTCCTTCAACGTCAAGGGTGGCCGCTGCGAGAACTGCGCGGGCGACGGCACCATCAAGATCGAGATGAACTTCCTCCCGGACGTCTACGTCCCGTGCGAGGTCTGCCACGGCGCCCGGTACAACCGGGAGACCCTGGAGGTCCACTACAAGGGCAAGTCCATCGCCGAGGTCCTGAACATGCCGATCGAGGAAGCGATGGACTTCTTCGAGGCGGTTCCGTCGATCAACCGTCACCTCAAGACGCTGAACGACGTCGGTCTCGGCTATGTCCGGCTCGGACAGTCCGCGACGACTCTGTCCGGCGGTGAGGCCCAGCGGGTGAAGCTCGCCAGCGAGCTGCAGAAGCGCTCCACCGGCCGCACGGTCTACGTTCTCGACGAGCCGACAACCGGTCTGCACTTCGAGGACATCAGCAAGCTGCTGAGGGTGCTGTCCGGCCTGGTGGACAAGGGCAACACGGTCATCGTCATCGAGCACAACCTCGACGTGATCAAGACCGCGGACTGGGTCGTGGACATGGGTCCCGAGGGCGGCGCCGGCGGAGGCCTCGTCATCGCCGAGGGCACCCCCGAGCAGGTTGCCGCGGTCCCCGCCAGCCACACCGGCAAGTTCCTGCGCGAGATCCTCGACGCCGACCGGATCAGCGACGCCGCCCCGATGAAGGCCCCGCGTCGGACGGCCGCCAAGAAGACGGTCGCGGCAGGGGCGACGGCGAAGAAGACGGCGACGGCCAGGACCGCGAAGACGGTCAACAACAAGGCCACCGACAAGGCGGCCGGGGCCACGAAGAAGGCAGCTGCCGCGAAGAAGGCGACGCCCGCGAAGAAGACGACGCGGGCTCGCAAGGCCTGA
- a CDS encoding carbohydrate kinase family protein, translated as MIVVAGEALIDLVPQGTGALASLKPALGGGPYNTAVSLGRLGSPTAFCSRTSYDAFGEALLDGLRAAGVDVSAVQRGMEPTTLAVATIDTNGSAAYSFYVDGTADRLFTASAELPAGARAVSFGTCSLVLEPGASAYEELMRSAASQGVFTALDPNIRAGLIPDPDGYRARFKSWLPSVSLLKLSEEDALWLGGTPREWLAAGPSAVVITRGDEGLTAFTRDGAEHSVAGEEVDVVDTIGAGDTVNAALLHGLAAQDALSAEALAGLGADGWTRLLRFAARAAAITCSRAGAEPPYASEVGDF; from the coding sequence GTGATCGTCGTCGCCGGTGAGGCCCTGATCGACCTGGTACCGCAGGGCACGGGCGCCCTCGCGAGCCTGAAACCGGCGCTCGGCGGCGGCCCCTACAACACCGCCGTGTCCCTCGGCCGCCTCGGCTCCCCCACCGCCTTCTGTTCCCGAACGTCCTACGACGCCTTCGGTGAGGCCCTGCTCGACGGGCTGCGGGCGGCCGGAGTGGACGTGTCGGCCGTGCAGCGCGGCATGGAGCCGACCACGCTCGCGGTCGCCACCATCGACACCAACGGCTCTGCCGCCTATTCCTTCTATGTCGACGGCACCGCCGACCGGCTCTTCACGGCGTCTGCGGAGCTGCCCGCGGGGGCCCGCGCTGTGTCCTTCGGTACCTGTTCGCTCGTCCTGGAACCGGGGGCGAGCGCCTATGAGGAGCTGATGCGCAGCGCTGCCTCGCAAGGGGTGTTCACCGCGCTCGACCCGAACATCCGGGCCGGGCTGATCCCCGACCCGGACGGGTACCGGGCCCGGTTCAAGAGCTGGCTGCCATCGGTGTCACTGCTGAAGCTCTCCGAGGAGGACGCACTGTGGCTGGGCGGCACTCCGCGCGAGTGGCTGGCCGCGGGGCCTTCGGCAGTCGTGATCACTCGGGGCGATGAGGGGCTGACCGCCTTCACGCGGGACGGCGCCGAGCACTCTGTGGCGGGTGAGGAGGTCGACGTCGTGGACACGATCGGTGCGGGCGACACCGTGAACGCGGCCCTGCTGCATGGACTGGCCGCCCAGGACGCCCTGTCCGCCGAGGCGCTCGCGGGACTGGGCGCCGACGGCTGGACACGGCTGCTGCGGTTCGCGGCGCGGGCTGCCGCGATCACCTGCTCCCGGGCGGGCGCCGAGCCGCCGTACGCCTCCGAAGTGGGGGACTTCTGA
- the uvrC gene encoding excinuclease ABC subunit UvrC: MADPSSYRPKPGQIPDSPGVYRFRDEHRRVIYVGKAKSLRQRLANYFQDLAGLHPRTRSMVTTAASVEWTVVSTEVEALQLEYSWIKEYDPRFNVKYRDDKSYPYLAVTMNEEFPRVQVMRGHKKKGVRYFGPYAHAWAIRDTVDLLLRVFPVRTCSTGVFKNARRTGRPCLLGYIGKCSAPCVDRVSAEEHRELADEFCDFMTGRTSTYLRRLEKQMTEAADEMAYERAARLRDDIEALKKAMEKNAVVLADATDADLIAVAEDELEAAVQIFHVRGGRVRGQRGWVTDKVEEITTGALVEHALQQLYGEETGDAVPKEVLVPALPDPVEPVQEWLTARRGSGVSLRIPQRGDKRALMETVERNAQQALVLHKTKRASDLTTRSRALEEIADALDLDSAPLRIECYDISHLQGDDVVASMVVFEDGLQRKSEYRRFQIKGFEGQDDVRSMHEVITRRFRRYLAEKEKTGEWADGDTSLGDTATGPLTDTSSAPIADGLDADITDGQGNGLKDDDGRPKRFAYPPQLVVVDGGQPQVAAAQRALDELGIDDIAVCGLAKRLEEVWLPGEDDPVVLPRTSEGLYLLQRVRDEAHRFAITYQRTKRAKRFRAGPLDDVPGLGETRKQALIKHFGSVKRLRSATIDQICEVPGIGRKTAEAIAIAFAQAAPAAPAVNTATGEIMEDEESDTTAETSGEPVSAGPPDERRGQER, translated from the coding sequence ATGGCCGACCCCTCCAGCTACCGCCCCAAGCCGGGACAGATCCCGGACTCTCCCGGGGTGTACAGGTTCCGTGACGAGCACCGCCGGGTGATCTACGTCGGAAAGGCGAAGAGCCTGCGCCAGCGCCTGGCGAACTACTTCCAGGACCTCGCGGGCCTGCATCCGCGCACCCGCTCGATGGTCACCACGGCAGCGTCCGTGGAGTGGACGGTGGTGTCCACGGAGGTCGAGGCCCTGCAGCTGGAGTACTCCTGGATCAAGGAGTACGACCCCCGGTTCAACGTCAAGTACCGCGACGACAAGAGCTACCCGTACCTCGCGGTGACGATGAACGAGGAGTTCCCGCGCGTGCAGGTGATGCGCGGTCACAAGAAGAAGGGCGTCAGGTATTTCGGGCCCTACGCGCACGCGTGGGCGATCCGCGACACCGTCGACCTCCTCCTGCGCGTCTTCCCCGTGCGCACCTGCTCGACCGGCGTCTTCAAGAACGCCCGCCGCACCGGTCGCCCCTGCCTGCTCGGCTACATCGGCAAGTGTTCCGCCCCCTGCGTGGACCGCGTCTCCGCCGAGGAGCACCGCGAACTGGCCGATGAGTTCTGCGACTTCATGACCGGCCGTACGAGCACGTATCTGCGCCGCCTGGAGAAGCAGATGACGGAGGCGGCCGACGAGATGGCGTACGAGCGGGCCGCCCGCCTGCGCGACGACATCGAGGCCCTGAAGAAGGCCATGGAGAAGAACGCGGTCGTGCTCGCCGACGCGACCGACGCCGACCTCATCGCGGTCGCCGAGGACGAGCTCGAAGCAGCCGTGCAGATCTTCCACGTCCGAGGCGGCCGGGTACGCGGCCAGCGCGGCTGGGTGACCGACAAGGTCGAGGAGATCACCACCGGCGCACTCGTCGAGCACGCGCTCCAGCAGCTCTACGGCGAGGAGACCGGGGATGCCGTACCCAAGGAGGTCCTGGTCCCGGCCCTGCCCGACCCGGTGGAGCCCGTGCAGGAGTGGCTGACCGCCCGGCGCGGCTCGGGCGTCTCCCTGCGCATCCCCCAGCGAGGCGACAAGCGCGCCCTCATGGAGACCGTGGAGCGCAACGCCCAGCAGGCGCTCGTCCTGCACAAGACCAAGCGCGCCTCCGACCTGACCACGCGCTCGCGTGCCCTGGAGGAGATCGCCGACGCCCTCGACCTGGACAGCGCCCCGCTCAGGATCGAGTGCTATGACATCTCCCACCTCCAGGGCGACGACGTCGTGGCCTCCATGGTCGTCTTCGAGGACGGGCTGCAGCGCAAGAGCGAGTACCGCCGCTTCCAGATCAAGGGCTTCGAGGGCCAGGACGACGTCCGCTCCATGCACGAGGTGATCACCCGCCGCTTCAGGCGCTACCTCGCCGAGAAGGAGAAGACGGGCGAGTGGGCCGACGGTGACACCAGCCTCGGCGACACGGCGACCGGCCCCCTCACCGACACCTCCTCCGCGCCCATCGCCGACGGCCTCGATGCCGACATCACCGACGGCCAGGGCAACGGCCTCAAGGACGACGACGGCCGACCCAAGCGCTTCGCCTACCCGCCGCAGCTCGTCGTCGTCGACGGCGGACAGCCGCAGGTCGCGGCCGCCCAGCGGGCCCTGGACGAGCTCGGCATCGACGACATCGCCGTCTGCGGCCTCGCCAAGCGCCTGGAGGAGGTCTGGCTGCCCGGCGAGGACGACCCGGTCGTCCTGCCCCGCACCAGCGAGGGCCTCTATCTGCTCCAGCGCGTCCGGGACGAGGCGCACCGCTTCGCGATCACCTACCAGCGCACCAAGCGCGCCAAGCGTTTCCGGGCCGGCCCGCTGGACGACGTCCCCGGCCTCGGCGAGACCCGCAAGCAGGCGCTGATCAAGCACTTCGGTTCGGTGAAGAGGCTGCGATCCGCGACAATCGACCAGATCTGCGAGGTTCCGGGCATAGGTCGCAAGACGGCCGAGGCGATCGCCATCGCCTTCGCCCAGGCGGCCCCGGCCGCACCCGCCGTGAACACGGCGACTGGAGAGATCATGGAAGACGAGGAATCCGATACGACGGCGGAGACCTCGGGGGAGCCCGTGTCCGCGGGCCCCCCGGACGAACGACGGGGGCAGGAGAGATGA